The genomic window TCAGGGTGATTATTCTAGACTTGCTGAATCAATGGCTGAGTTCGTCGAAGCGAAGACGAGGTTATCGGTTGGACCCATTCATCGTCCTCCGATTCTTTCGAGAAACAAAATTATTCTAATTGTTGTTGGGTTTTTGATTTGGTTGTCTTATTTTGTTAAGAAGCTTATTACTGGTCAAACATTGTTGCATGATCCTAGGGTTTGGTTGGCTGGTTCtgtttttgtttacttttttaGTGTTTCTGGTGCAATGCATAATATTATAAGGAAAATGCCTATGTTTCTTGTTGATCGTAACGATCCTTCGAAGCTTGTGTTTTTCTATCAGGGATCTGGAATGCAGCTTGGTGCTGAGGGTTTTACTGTTGGATTTTTGTATACACTTGTTGGTTTGCTATTGGCTTTCATGAGTCATGGTCTTGTTAAGATTAAGAGTGTTAAAGTTCAGAGGGTGATTATGATTTTTGCTCTGTTGGTTTGTTTCTTGGCTGTTAAGCAGGTTGtgtttttggataattggaagACTGGTTATGGGATTCATGGGTATTGGCCATCTAGCTGGCATTGATTTTCGAGGTTTGGCACGGTCTATTTCACTTATTTTCATCTGAAACTTGAGAATTTTTGGTATGTAAAATCTAAAAACTCATAGAAATTGATGTCTTATGTTATGCTAGAACTTTGTCAGGGATTATATGTAGCTTGTCATTGCCATTTTGTGGCAGTAACACAGATTTGAGCTAGAATTTGAGTATTGGAAAGTTTTTATAATCTAGGGAGTACATTTTGTTTGGATGTGTTATGTATGTGTATGGTTAGTGGAAATTGGAACTGAAATATGTTGCATTTCATTTTTATGATTCTGTTAAGTTGATTGTTATATCTGTCTTAAGTTGTGCCCTTAAAACTGGATATGCTGACACTTGTATTTTTGTGCAAGTGCATGAGAGATATAGCCGTTAATCTTTAGGATTCAGATTGTGTGAAGTGCAGGGTGTAACTATGAATGACAAAATCAAGGAGTTGGTTTTGATAAATACATATATCTCTATTAAGTTGCTTatcctgataaaaaaaatgacccACTTAGCACTTCACAGTTCACACTAGAATTTACTACATGCACTTTAGAATATCCTAATTCAGTTATCTCTAATATAGTTTAGACATAACTGTAAGTTTAGTAATAGTATGATCAATACCCTGCCTTCCGTGGTCATGCATGCATTCCAGTTGTATGATACATTGTGTTGAAGAAATGCCATTGCTGACCTTTCttttaatctaaaaaaaattgctttacTATTTACTTTGCTCATTGCTTGTTATCTTGTGAAGTTTCTTGAAATTCAACTGGTTGTCTTGTGTTAGATTGAGTTTTATAATAATTCCTCTGCTAGACTGGTTCCTAATTCCTCTGTTATGTTCAGTCTTTGGCCAATGGGTTTGATAATCTAAGTTCTCCTTTTTCACACTTTTAGTTTGTCTGGCCAAGTAGGTAGAAAATAGGAAGGtggaaaataacaaattttatatataaccGAGAGTGAAAAATAGTTATAATTCTTTTTCCCCCTTTCTCATTGTTTGTCATACCAAACAGGATGTAAAAGGATTTTCATCTGAAGACTCTCACCTTCCCATTTTCAACCAAGTAAATACCCCTTTAATGATAACAAGAGCATATGTACATGCGAGTATGCTAATTGGAGTGAgtgaaaaacataaataataaataggTAACATCATTTTGGGGGTTTGTTCTACTGGGAGTGAGGTGTTCACAAGCTCAATTTCGATGTCTTGCTGAAGAATTAAAAGCCATGGGAATATATAACAATTTCTGATATACATTCTATACTGCATTTGATTTTGATATCTTCATTAATCAGTAGGAACTTAAGCTGGATCTGAAACTGGAAATTGAAAGATACAAATTCAAGCTTTTTGGTTTACtgttttattgaaaatttcttTTCGGTGATGTCATGAATAGGCCTGTCTGTTACTTCAACTTGCTTGGCATGATTGATTCCGTATTAGATTTTACTAGTTTGTATATGACTTTCATGGTAGATACATATGGTAGTGCATTCCAGAGTTTAGTTGGTAACTTTAACTATCATCTTGAACAAAACAAGTTTCTTGCAATAGCATCCCCTTAACAAGAAGATCCACCTATTTTTTACACGCAGCATTATTGTTCATTCAATTCAGTCCCAATCACCTATTGTTAAATGTTTGCTTAAGCACACTTAGAGGGCCTTCTGCTTCTAACCTTAATATCAGTAActtctattttaatttcattgCTCTCTTCTCTAGCCTTTTCCTTGCAAGTTTATTATTTTGGTGTTTGTTCAATTGTGCCTTTAGCAAGTGAAATTTCCTCTGACCCGGGAACATTGCCATAGCAAACAGGCAAGTAGCATGTAAAATGTGAGTTTGATTGGTGCATACAGTTTCACTCATGGTAGTCAATCCCGGGCGATCCCAGTGGGATCCCGGTAGAGCGGAGCGGAGCGGAGCTCTGCCGGGACGGGATGGGATGGAGTGGCGCAGCTAAGCTTCTCGGTGGGATCCCAGCAGGTTCCCAGTGGACCGGAGCGGGTCCCGGGTTGCCATCCCGGGTTAGGACtgagattttgttttcatgGGTTTTAAAGGCCATTTTTGAAATCTCACTCA from Trifolium pratense cultivar HEN17-A07 linkage group LG1, ARS_RC_1.1, whole genome shotgun sequence includes these protein-coding regions:
- the LOC123882702 gene encoding probable dolichyl-diphosphooligosaccharide--protein glycosyltransferase subunit 3B, producing the protein MAFNLNLPTMSFLLLIITITFSSLCFATESNEERTNELLSLQSRSDSSIIHLNDQSIARYITSVKTPRPYSLLIFFDAHQLHDKSELRLTELHKEFSIVASSFTTNNANQSSLSKLFFCDIEFKESQLTFSQFGVNALPHIRLVGPTHGLKDSQHMDQGDYSRLAESMAEFVEAKTRLSVGPIHRPPILSRNKIILIVVGFLIWLSYFVKKLITGQTLLHDPRVWLAGSVFVYFFSVSGAMHNIIRKMPMFLVDRNDPSKLVFFYQGSGMQLGAEGFTVGFLYTLVGLLLAFMSHGLVKIKSVKVQRVIMIFALLVCFLAVKQVVFLDNWKTGYGIHGYWPSSWH